The following coding sequences lie in one Hyphobacterium sp. CCMP332 genomic window:
- the era gene encoding GTPase Era — translation MTDSRAGFAAIIGAPNAGKSTLVNALVGEKVSIVTRKVQTTRFPVRGIAMDGENQIVLVDTPGVFEPRRRLDRAMVKAAWTGADDADAIVHVIDAEARDLVAIGKGGGAEKLSVKDDDSVTEGLKAAGKTAILALNKIDTIERDRLLPLVESLTATGVYSDVFMISSTKGYGVADLKAKLASMMPLSPHLYPADQAADIPQRLLAAEITREQIYDRLHQELPYSTAVETESWRRLQDGSVRIEQRIFVERDSQRPIVLGKGGKTVKVIGSAARTEMEQAFGCKIHLFLQVQVQPGWDENRARYLAMGLDYDI, via the coding sequence ATGACTGACTCACGTGCCGGTTTTGCGGCCATTATCGGGGCACCGAACGCTGGCAAGTCGACGCTGGTCAATGCGTTGGTGGGAGAAAAGGTCTCCATCGTCACGCGGAAGGTCCAGACCACGCGTTTCCCGGTTCGCGGGATCGCGATGGACGGCGAAAACCAGATTGTTCTGGTGGATACGCCGGGCGTTTTCGAGCCGCGCCGGCGTCTGGACCGCGCCATGGTGAAAGCGGCCTGGACGGGCGCGGATGATGCTGATGCCATTGTCCATGTCATCGATGCGGAAGCGCGCGATCTGGTGGCTATCGGCAAGGGCGGCGGTGCCGAAAAACTTTCCGTCAAGGATGATGACAGCGTCACCGAAGGACTGAAGGCGGCCGGGAAAACGGCCATTCTGGCATTGAACAAGATCGACACAATTGAGCGCGATCGACTTCTGCCTCTGGTGGAATCCCTCACGGCGACCGGCGTCTATTCCGATGTTTTCATGATCAGTTCGACCAAGGGCTATGGCGTGGCGGATCTGAAAGCCAAGCTGGCGTCGATGATGCCGCTTTCGCCGCATCTCTATCCGGCTGATCAGGCCGCTGATATCCCTCAGCGCCTTCTGGCGGCCGAGATTACCCGCGAGCAGATATATGACCGCTTGCATCAGGAATTGCCTTATTCAACCGCGGTTGAAACCGAAAGCTGGCGGCGATTGCAGGATGGCTCTGTGCGGATCGAGCAGCGGATTTTTGTTGAACGAGACAGCCAGCGGCCGATCGTTCTGGGCAAGGGCGGCAAAACCGTGAAGGTCATCGGATCCGCCGCCCGCACCGAGATGGAACAGGCTTTCGGCTGCAAGATTCACCTTTTCCTGCAGGTACAGGTGCAACCCGGCTGGGATGAAAATCGCGCCCGCTATCTGGCGATGGGTCTGGACTACGATATCTGA
- the rnc gene encoding ribonuclease III produces MSVEIKRVQDNIGYQFKDIELLTRALTHASFGDGNKQVRNYERLEFLGDRVLGLIAAEAMFTKFKMAREGRLAPLFNSLVDKTACERVARQFELGPALRMSPSEENVGGRNKASILADATESVMAAVYLDGGLEAARAVFERGWGEAVSRLTEKPHNPKSDLQELAAKKGYGVPHYDLLEQAGPDHRPIFVVRVEVDGFDPCEGQGGSKQEAQREAASAMLQRIKSHD; encoded by the coding sequence ATGAGTGTCGAAATCAAACGGGTTCAGGACAATATCGGTTATCAATTCAAGGATATAGAGCTGCTGACGCGGGCGTTGACGCATGCCAGTTTTGGTGACGGCAACAAGCAGGTTCGCAATTACGAGCGCCTTGAATTTCTGGGTGACCGGGTCTTGGGACTGATTGCAGCCGAAGCCATGTTCACAAAGTTCAAAATGGCCCGGGAAGGGCGCCTGGCACCGCTTTTCAATTCCCTGGTCGACAAGACGGCCTGTGAGCGGGTGGCGCGGCAGTTCGAGCTGGGGCCGGCCTTGCGCATGTCACCGTCCGAAGAAAATGTCGGCGGACGAAACAAGGCTTCCATTCTTGCCGATGCGACGGAGTCCGTGATGGCGGCCGTCTATCTGGATGGCGGTTTGGAGGCGGCTCGTGCCGTATTCGAGCGCGGATGGGGCGAAGCTGTGTCGCGGCTCACTGAAAAACCGCACAATCCGAAGTCGGATTTGCAGGAACTGGCCGCCAAGAAAGGCTATGGTGTCCCGCATTATGATCTGCTGGAGCAGGCCGGGCCCGACCATCGACCGATATTTGTCGTTCGGGTCGAGGTTGACGGCTTTGATCCCTGCGAAGGTCAGGGCGGGTCCAAACAGGAAGCACAGCGTGAAGCCGCATCGGCCATGCTGCAAAGGATTAAAAGTCATGACTGA
- the acpS gene encoding holo-ACP synthase, producing MIIGTGTDLIDIRRIEKTLERFGDRFTRRCFTEIEQAKSDRRKERAASYAKRYAAKEAGAKALGTGIARGVSWKEIGVVNLPGGKPTLELKGRALDWLAMLTPEGMTASVHISITDEPPYALANVIIEALPEDRA from the coding sequence TTGATCATTGGCACAGGCACAGACCTGATCGATATCCGTCGGATCGAGAAGACTCTGGAGCGGTTCGGGGACCGTTTTACGCGGCGCTGCTTCACGGAAATCGAACAGGCCAAATCGGACCGCCGCAAGGAACGCGCTGCGAGCTATGCCAAGCGCTATGCGGCGAAGGAGGCCGGGGCCAAAGCGCTCGGGACCGGCATAGCGCGGGGTGTGTCGTGGAAAGAAATCGGCGTTGTGAACCTGCCGGGCGGCAAGCCCACACTTGAGCTGAAAGGCCGGGCACTGGACTGGCTGGCGATGCTCACGCCGGAGGGAATGACCGCGTCGGTCCATATCAGCATCACTGACGAACCGCCCTATGCGCTGGCGAATGTCATAATCGAAGCTTTGCCCGAGGATCGGGCATGA
- a CDS encoding pyridoxine 5'-phosphate synthase, translated as MTRPVRLGVNIDHVATIRNARGGLHPDPVRAARQAAEAGADGITAHLREDRRHIGDKDIERLAREIDLPLNFEMAATEEMLAIALSHTPHACCIVPEKREERTTEGGLDVAGGHQHIAPFVDRLNVAGIRVSLFIEPDPVQIAVAEAIGASVVEFHTGAYCDAYIAGDRAKTAELLKRIELACALADERGLEVHAGHGLTYDTVKPVAAIAQVRELNIGHFLIGEAIFRGLREAVTTMRGLISDARSEAAA; from the coding sequence ATGACCCGGCCTGTCCGTCTTGGCGTCAATATCGACCATGTTGCGACGATCCGGAATGCGCGCGGTGGATTGCATCCCGATCCGGTAAGAGCTGCGCGCCAGGCTGCAGAAGCGGGCGCAGATGGCATCACGGCTCACTTGCGCGAGGATCGCCGGCATATTGGCGACAAGGACATCGAACGCCTTGCCCGCGAAATTGATCTGCCCTTGAATTTTGAAATGGCGGCGACGGAGGAAATGCTGGCCATTGCGCTTTCACACACACCGCATGCCTGCTGTATCGTGCCGGAAAAGCGCGAAGAACGAACGACCGAAGGCGGGCTGGACGTTGCGGGCGGCCACCAGCATATCGCGCCGTTTGTTGATCGGCTGAACGTGGCGGGCATCCGCGTCTCTCTGTTTATCGAGCCGGACCCGGTCCAGATCGCTGTCGCCGAAGCCATTGGTGCCTCGGTGGTGGAGTTTCATACCGGAGCCTATTGCGATGCGTACATCGCGGGCGATCGGGCGAAGACAGCCGAGCTATTGAAGCGCATTGAACTGGCCTGCGCTCTGGCGGATGAACGCGGTCTGGAAGTTCATGCCGGACATGGTCTGACCTACGACACCGTGAAACCGGTGGCGGCCATCGCCCAGGTCAGGGAATTGAATATCGGCCATTTCCTGATCGGAGAGGCGATTTTCCGCGGCTTGCGGGAAGCGGTTACAACCATGCGCGGGTTGATTTCGGATGCACGCAGTGAGGCAGCAGCTTGA
- the pyrE gene encoding orotate phosphoribosyltransferase: MNTDDVLNEFRAAGALLEGHFILSSGLRSPVFLQKAKVFADAERTAKLCKALAEKVKAELGETPDIIVSPAVGGIVPGYEMGRQMGLPAIYVEREDGEFRLRRGFELSPGQKVLVVEDIVTTGLSSRECIDSLKVTGATVLAEACLIDRSGGKADVGVPLIALASIEFPAYAPDDLPPELAAIPAIKPGSRGLKT; this comes from the coding sequence ATGAATACCGACGACGTTCTGAATGAGTTCCGCGCTGCCGGCGCATTGCTGGAAGGGCATTTCATCCTGTCCTCCGGTCTGCGCAGTCCGGTATTCCTGCAGAAGGCAAAAGTCTTTGCCGATGCCGAACGGACGGCAAAGCTTTGCAAGGCTTTGGCCGAGAAGGTGAAGGCCGAGCTGGGTGAGACGCCCGATATTATCGTTTCGCCAGCGGTTGGTGGTATTGTTCCCGGTTACGAGATGGGTCGGCAAATGGGCTTGCCGGCGATCTACGTTGAACGCGAAGACGGCGAGTTCCGTCTGCGCCGTGGATTTGAGCTGTCGCCGGGTCAGAAGGTGCTGGTAGTCGAAGACATTGTGACAACTGGTCTGTCATCGCGGGAATGTATCGACTCGCTCAAGGTGACCGGCGCGACCGTGCTGGCGGAGGCGTGCCTGATTGACCGCTCTGGCGGCAAAGCAGACGTTGGCGTGCCGCTGATTGCCCTCGCGTCAATTGAATTCCCGGCCTACGCGCCGGACGATTTGCCACCGGAACTGGCGGCCATTCCGGCGATTAAGCCGGGAAGCCGGGGGCTCAAGACATGA
- a CDS encoding bifunctional (p)ppGpp synthetase/guanosine-3',5'-bis(diphosphate) 3'-pyrophosphohydrolase, producing MSLAAPDLDHPAFESYPTADDLVGRISKYYPTVDADLIHRAYDFAREMHAPQKRYSGEPYFAHVASVAMILADLKMDAATICTGLLHDTVEDTPATLKQLSELFSPEIAALVDGVTKLGQMELGSNRTKQAENFQKLVVAISSDVRVLIVKLCDRLHNMRTLYHVPKPDKRERIATETLEIYAPLARRIGINRLCVELEDLSFRHINPAAFESVSMRLAEMRESRSEAVAEVSQVIMAKLEASGIQGRVFGREKRPYSIWRKLERKGTSFGEIADIYAFRLIVDQVDDCYRALGIIHQNWRCVPERFRDFISTPKPNNYRSLHTTIVGPESVRVEIQIRTEEMDAIAESGVAAHWRYKGQSYGYDADAAKSAGGDPLERLRPFLEILEQGGDPDEFLEHAKLEMFADQVYCFTPKGELIALPSGATPLDFAYAVHTELGHTCIGAKVNGRDRPLRTRLKNGDVVNILRGGLRQPPAGWEELAVTGKARAAIRRLIRTTERAEFEGIGKMLAEHAFEREGKVFREKGLEDALARLDIESTDELYQALGRGRLTSGHFLDAVFPGRRDSRQYDASEKELIRDDKARLYVRGRGLTPGVSIHFSECCSPLPGDRIVGVMVPDKGVTIHTIDCDSLTEHDEADPDRWIDLGWTAEAEENAVSSARVHAVMHNTPGALAEIARAVGENRGNIGNLKTLKRAKDFFEMQFDIEVFDNRHLANIISALKMCNSVVSAERARGEMDEAGV from the coding sequence GTGAGCCTCGCCGCGCCAGACCTTGATCATCCGGCGTTTGAGTCCTACCCAACCGCCGACGATCTCGTCGGGCGTATTTCCAAATATTATCCGACCGTTGATGCCGATCTGATCCATCGCGCTTACGATTTCGCGCGGGAAATGCATGCTCCGCAGAAGCGCTATTCCGGCGAGCCGTATTTTGCCCACGTTGCTTCGGTGGCCATGATTCTGGCAGACTTGAAGATGGACGCGGCCACGATCTGCACGGGCCTGTTGCATGACACGGTCGAAGATACGCCGGCGACGCTCAAACAGCTGAGCGAACTTTTTTCTCCCGAAATTGCCGCCCTGGTGGATGGCGTCACCAAGCTGGGGCAGATGGAGCTGGGCTCCAACCGAACCAAGCAGGCCGAGAACTTCCAGAAACTGGTCGTGGCGATTTCGTCCGATGTCCGTGTCCTGATCGTCAAATTGTGCGACCGGCTTCATAACATGCGGACGCTTTATCACGTGCCAAAGCCGGACAAGCGCGAGCGGATCGCAACCGAGACCCTCGAAATCTATGCACCACTGGCGCGCCGGATCGGGATCAACCGCCTGTGTGTCGAGCTGGAAGACCTTTCCTTCCGGCATATCAACCCCGCGGCATTCGAATCCGTCTCGATGCGCCTTGCTGAAATGCGGGAATCCCGTTCCGAGGCTGTCGCGGAAGTCTCCCAGGTTATTATGGCGAAGCTTGAAGCGTCCGGCATCCAGGGGCGCGTTTTCGGGCGGGAGAAAAGGCCTTATTCCATCTGGCGCAAGCTGGAACGCAAGGGCACGAGCTTTGGCGAAATCGCCGACATCTATGCCTTCCGCCTTATCGTCGATCAGGTTGATGATTGCTATCGGGCGCTCGGCATCATTCATCAGAACTGGCGCTGTGTGCCCGAGCGTTTTCGCGATTTCATTTCGACGCCCAAGCCCAATAATTACAGATCCCTGCATACCACCATTGTCGGGCCCGAGAGTGTCCGCGTTGAGATCCAGATCCGGACCGAGGAGATGGATGCGATTGCCGAGAGCGGTGTCGCCGCGCATTGGCGCTATAAGGGTCAGAGCTATGGCTATGATGCCGACGCGGCGAAATCGGCGGGCGGTGATCCGCTCGAGCGCTTGCGGCCCTTCCTGGAAATTCTCGAACAGGGTGGTGACCCGGACGAGTTTCTCGAGCATGCCAAGCTCGAGATGTTCGCCGATCAGGTCTATTGCTTCACCCCCAAGGGTGAATTGATCGCATTGCCGTCTGGCGCAACGCCGCTGGATTTTGCCTATGCCGTTCACACCGAGCTGGGGCACACCTGCATCGGTGCCAAAGTGAATGGGCGGGACCGGCCCTTGCGCACGCGTCTGAAAAACGGCGATGTCGTGAATATTCTTCGTGGCGGCCTGCGTCAGCCGCCGGCAGGCTGGGAAGAACTGGCCGTCACCGGAAAAGCGCGGGCGGCCATCCGCCGATTGATCCGGACGACAGAACGGGCCGAGTTTGAAGGCATCGGCAAGATGCTCGCTGAACATGCGTTTGAACGGGAAGGAAAAGTCTTCCGTGAAAAGGGCCTAGAGGATGCGTTGGCGCGCCTCGATATTGAATCAACGGATGAGCTGTATCAGGCACTCGGCCGCGGGCGCCTGACGTCTGGACATTTCCTGGATGCGGTTTTCCCCGGCCGGCGTGATAGCCGCCAGTATGATGCCAGCGAAAAAGAGTTGATACGCGATGACAAGGCCCGGTTATATGTACGCGGGCGCGGTCTGACTCCGGGTGTTTCCATTCACTTCTCTGAATGTTGCTCGCCCTTGCCGGGGGATCGCATTGTCGGCGTGATGGTTCCGGACAAGGGCGTCACCATTCATACGATCGATTGTGACTCCCTGACCGAGCACGACGAGGCCGACCCGGATCGCTGGATTGATCTAGGCTGGACGGCGGAGGCCGAGGAAAACGCGGTATCGTCGGCGCGCGTTCATGCGGTCATGCACAATACGCCCGGCGCGCTGGCGGAAATTGCCAGGGCCGTGGGAGAAAACCGCGGAAACATTGGCAATTTGAAAACCCTGAAACGCGCCAAGGACTTTTTTGAAATGCAATTTGATATCGAAGTGTTCGACAATCGGCACCTCGCGAACATTATCTCTGCTCTGAAAATGTGTAACAGCGTGGTGTCTGCGGAGCGGGCCCGCGGTGAAATGGATGAGGCCGGAGTATGA
- the rpoZ gene encoding DNA-directed RNA polymerase subunit omega — MARVTVEDCIQKVPNRFDLVLLAAHRARNISAGSELTLDRDNDKNPVVSLREIADGNLDLNALKDSLINGLQRVIPSDEEEEERASPQDDLPQIASKPTPVDPDEADMLKALQSDRDGAPDNRF, encoded by the coding sequence ATGGCCCGCGTCACCGTTGAAGATTGTATCCAGAAAGTTCCGAACCGTTTTGATCTCGTTCTGCTGGCTGCGCACCGCGCCCGGAATATCTCGGCCGGTTCCGAGCTGACGCTCGACCGCGACAACGACAAAAACCCTGTCGTGTCCTTGCGCGAAATTGCTGATGGTAATCTCGACCTAAACGCGTTGAAAGACAGCCTCATCAACGGCCTGCAGCGCGTCATTCCGAGTGATGAGGAAGAAGAAGAGCGCGCATCGCCGCAAGATGATCTTCCGCAAATCGCGTCCAAGCCGACTCCTGTTGACCCTGATGAAGCCGACATGCTCAAAGCGCTGCAAAGTGATCGCGACGGCGCACCAGACAACCGGTTCTAG
- the folK gene encoding 2-amino-4-hydroxy-6-hydroxymethyldihydropteridine diphosphokinase has protein sequence MTELAKIYVALGANLPCDGLSPQETLTEALQRMSGRSVTPVSVSGYWTSPAWPDPARPAYVNAVAEIATDLSAGRLLRVLQDIEDGLGRERNMRWDSRTLDLDIVDYRGLVVDEAELTLPHPRAQERAFVLLPLQEIAPGWVHPVSKRGISELISCLSDEVLAETRPIR, from the coding sequence ATGACGGAGCTCGCGAAAATATATGTCGCGCTCGGCGCCAATCTGCCTTGCGACGGCCTGTCTCCGCAAGAGACCCTGACCGAGGCATTGCAGCGAATGTCCGGCCGCAGTGTGACGCCGGTTTCGGTTTCAGGATACTGGACTTCACCGGCATGGCCAGACCCTGCCAGGCCCGCCTATGTCAATGCCGTCGCGGAAATTGCAACAGACCTGTCGGCCGGGCGGCTCTTGAGGGTGTTGCAGGATATCGAGGACGGGCTTGGCCGGGAGCGCAACATGCGATGGGATTCGCGCACCCTGGACCTTGATATTGTGGATTATCGCGGGCTTGTCGTTGACGAAGCCGAGCTGACATTGCCACATCCGAGAGCGCAGGAACGGGCCTTTGTCCTTTTGCCCTTGCAGGAGATCGCGCCTGGCTGGGTCCATCCGGTGTCAAAGCGAGGTATTTCCGAGCTGATTTCCTGCTTGTCCGACGAGGTTTTGGCTGAAACCCGCCCCATTCGCTGA
- a CDS encoding NYN domain-containing protein translates to MTFYPNERIGLFIDGANLFSTSKALDFDIDYRKLLDEFRKRGRLTRANYYTALLENEDFTPLKPLVDWLDYNGFNVITKPAKEFTDDSGRRRIKGDMDVELAVDIISAATYLDHIILFTGDGDFRYAVEHCQRKGARVTVVSSLKARPPMISDDLRRQADGFIDLADLKSMIGREGVRPQHDDD, encoded by the coding sequence ATGACCTTTTACCCAAATGAACGTATTGGACTTTTTATTGATGGTGCCAATCTGTTTTCGACGTCAAAAGCGCTCGACTTCGATATTGATTACCGGAAGCTGCTCGACGAATTCCGTAAGCGGGGCCGCCTCACCCGCGCCAATTATTACACGGCTTTGCTGGAAAACGAGGACTTCACGCCGCTCAAACCGCTCGTCGACTGGCTCGATTATAACGGGTTCAACGTCATCACCAAGCCAGCCAAGGAGTTCACGGATGATTCCGGCCGCCGGCGCATCAAGGGCGATATGGATGTTGAGCTGGCTGTCGATATCATTTCGGCCGCAACCTATCTCGATCACATCATTCTGTTCACCGGAGACGGCGATTTCCGATATGCGGTCGAACACTGCCAGCGCAAGGGCGCGCGCGTGACCGTTGTGTCTTCATTGAAAGCCCGCCCGCCCATGATTTCAGACGATCTGCGGCGGCAAGCCGATGGTTTCATTGATCTCGCCGATCTGAAATCCATGATCGGGCGCGAGGGCGTACGACCGCAACACGATGACGATTGA
- a CDS encoding uracil-DNA glycosylase — MTIERYGPEAPLDCPLCPRLVAFRETNSRLFPSFHNAPVPSFGDEQARFLIVGLAPGLKGANQTGRPFTGDYAGDLLYATLGKFGFVDGQYGGHAGDGLTLKGVMITNAVRCVPPQNKPVGAEMNACRPFLTERLRALPRLSAILCLGKISHDNTLRALGERVSAMKFAHQAAQDFDVNGRSVRLFDSYHCSRYNTNTGRLTETMFENVFADIRAFLER, encoded by the coding sequence ATGACGATTGAACGATACGGCCCGGAAGCGCCGCTCGATTGTCCGCTCTGCCCGCGGCTGGTCGCCTTCCGGGAAACCAACAGCCGCCTTTTCCCGTCATTTCACAACGCACCTGTTCCTTCATTCGGGGATGAGCAGGCGCGCTTTCTGATTGTCGGGCTTGCCCCTGGCCTGAAAGGCGCCAACCAGACAGGACGGCCCTTCACCGGTGATTACGCCGGCGATCTGCTCTATGCCACGCTCGGAAAATTCGGCTTTGTTGATGGGCAGTATGGCGGTCATGCGGGCGATGGCCTGACACTGAAAGGTGTGATGATCACCAACGCAGTGAGGTGTGTGCCGCCTCAGAACAAGCCGGTCGGTGCGGAAATGAATGCTTGCCGCCCGTTTCTGACGGAGCGGCTCCGGGCCCTCCCCCGCCTGTCAGCCATATTGTGCCTTGGAAAGATTTCGCACGACAATACGCTCCGCGCGCTCGGCGAGCGGGTGTCGGCCATGAAGTTTGCGCACCAGGCGGCGCAGGATTTCGATGTGAATGGCCGGAGTGTCCGGCTCTTCGATAGCTATCATTGTTCCCGCTACAACACGAATACCGGCCGACTGACCGAGACCATGTTCGAAAACGTGTTTGCGGATATCCGGGCGTTTCTCGAACGCTAG
- the smpB gene encoding SsrA-binding protein SmpB, which yields MAKDPNAAVAVNRRARFDYEIEETFEAGLQLHGSEVKSLRNGRANIAEAYVGPEGDEIFLINADIPMYAGANQFNHEPRRRRKLLLKRKEIAKLQGAVAREGRTIIPLKLYFTDRGFAKLLIGLAKGKKTVDKRETQKQRDWNRQKSRLIKNYG from the coding sequence ATGGCCAAAGACCCGAATGCCGCAGTCGCTGTGAACCGCCGCGCGCGGTTCGACTATGAAATCGAGGAGACATTCGAGGCCGGGCTGCAATTGCATGGCAGCGAGGTCAAATCCCTGCGCAATGGCCGCGCCAACATCGCTGAAGCTTATGTCGGCCCCGAAGGCGACGAGATTTTTCTGATCAATGCGGATATTCCGATGTATGCGGGGGCAAACCAGTTCAATCATGAACCCCGCCGCCGCCGGAAACTGCTGTTGAAGCGCAAGGAAATTGCCAAGCTTCAGGGCGCCGTTGCACGGGAAGGGCGGACCATCATTCCGCTCAAACTCTATTTTACGGATCGCGGTTTTGCCAAGCTTCTCATTGGCCTGGCAAAAGGCAAGAAGACGGTCGACAAGCGTGAGACCCAGAAGCAGCGCGACTGGAATCGGCAGAAGTCCCGCCTGATCAAGAATTACGGCTAG
- the dapA gene encoding 4-hydroxy-tetrahydrodipicolinate synthase, translating into MLSGSITALVTPFKNNAVDEAAFQALVERQIDSGTHGLVPVGTTGESPTLSLDEKKRVIALTIEVANGRVPVIAGTGSNNTAASVEMTQWAKEAGADAALVVAPFYNKPSQEGLFRHFEAISASCDLPVVVYNIPGRSIVDIQPETMARIATLPAVIGVKDATGDLTRVGAHRRLIGDKFIQLSGEDPTAIGYNAEGGVGCISVSSNVAPALCAQLQNATLSGDYQEALEVGDMLQPLHKALFLSPSPGPAKYALSLLGLCLPDVRLPLTEPDDAAKAAVQAAMEHAGLI; encoded by the coding sequence ATGCTCTCCGGATCCATTACCGCACTCGTCACCCCATTCAAGAATAATGCCGTGGATGAAGCCGCCTTCCAGGCGCTTGTCGAGCGCCAGATCGACAGCGGCACCCATGGACTGGTTCCTGTTGGCACAACCGGCGAAAGCCCGACCCTGTCTCTGGATGAGAAAAAGCGGGTGATTGCCCTCACCATCGAGGTGGCCAATGGACGTGTGCCCGTGATTGCCGGGACGGGATCAAACAATACCGCTGCCTCGGTCGAGATGACGCAATGGGCGAAAGAGGCCGGCGCAGATGCCGCCCTGGTCGTGGCACCCTTCTACAACAAGCCATCGCAGGAGGGTTTGTTCCGCCATTTCGAAGCCATTTCAGCCAGCTGTGATCTGCCGGTCGTGGTTTACAACATTCCGGGACGCTCGATCGTCGATATCCAGCCGGAAACCATGGCGCGCATTGCAACGCTGCCCGCCGTGATCGGCGTAAAGGACGCGACGGGCGATCTGACGCGTGTCGGTGCGCATCGCCGTCTGATCGGCGACAAATTCATCCAGTTGTCGGGAGAAGATCCGACGGCGATTGGTTATAATGCAGAGGGCGGGGTGGGGTGCATATCCGTCAGTTCCAATGTCGCGCCAGCGCTATGTGCGCAATTACAGAATGCGACCCTGTCGGGAGATTATCAGGAGGCGCTGGAAGTTGGCGATATGCTGCAGCCCCTGCACAAGGCGCTCTTCCTCTCACCGAGCCCGGGGCCGGCCAAGTATGCCTTGAGTTTGCTGGGATTGTGCTTACCTGATGTCCGCCTGCCACTGACCGAGCCTGACGATGCGGCCAAAGCAGCTGTGCAGGCCGCGATGGAACATGCCGGATTGATCTGA